AATTAAAGGAGATGAATACGTTTTATTCAAATGTATGATAATGGGATAAAATTTATTTGCTAAAATATAATAAAAGTGCTACAATATAAGTATAATTATTCTTATTTGTAGTTATTAGAGTGCTATATATCTAATAACTATTTGAATTTTAAGTATAAATATAATGTTTTTACATATAAAGGTAAAGATATATATGAATTAGCTTTACCAAAATAATTCAAAAATTCATTTTAAGTTATAGATCCAATATTTAAAATAAGGAGATGATTTATATGAAAAAATGTTCCTATGATTATAAATTGAACAATGTAAATGATCCTAATTTTTATAAAGACATATTTCCATATGAAGAAGTGCCAAAAATAGTTTTTAATAATATACAGTTACCTATGGATCTTCCAGATAATATATATATTACAGATACTACATTTAGGGATGGACAGCAGTCTATGCCTCCTTATACTTCTAGGGAGATAGTTAGGATTTTTGATTATCTTCATGAATTAGATAATAATTCAGGAATAATAAAACAGACGGAATTTTTTCTATATACAAAAAAAGATAGAAAAGCTGCAGAGGTATGTATGGAAAGAGGATATGAATTTCCAGAAGTTACTTCTTGGATAAGGGCAGATAAGGAAGATTTAAAATTAGTAAAGGATATGGGAATTAAAGAAACAGGAATGCTTATGTCTTGTTCAGATTATCATATATTTAAAAAGCTTAAGATGACAAGAAAAGAAACTATGGATATGTATTTAGATTTAGCAAGGGAGGCGCTAAATAATGGAATTCGCCCTAGATGTCATCTGGAAGATATAACAAGGGCGGATTTTTATGGATTTGTGGTGCCTTTTGTAAATGAACTTATGAAAATGTCAAAAGAAGCAAATATACCCATAAAAATAAGGGCCTGTGATACTTTAGGATTAGGAGTACCTTACAATGGTGTGGAAATTCCAAGGAGTGTACAGGGAATTATACATGGACTTAGAAATATTTGTGAAGTTCCTTCAGAATCCATAGAATGGCATGGACATAATGATTTTTATGGAGTAGTAACTAATTCTTCAACTGCGTGGTTATATGGGGCATCTTCTATAAATACCTCTTTCTTAGGAATAGGAGAGAGAACAGGAAATTGTCCTTTAGAGGCTATGATATTTGAATATGCTCAAATAAAAGGGAATACTAAGAACATGAAACTTCATGTTATAACAGAATTAGCACAATATTTTGAAAAGGAGATCAAGTATTCTGTACCTGTAAGGACTCCTTTTGTAGGTACTGATTTTAATGTAACAAGAGCAGGAATACATGCAGATGGTATATTGAAGGATGAAGAGATCTATAATATATTTGATACGGATAAAATTTTAGGAAGGCCAGTAGTAGTTGCAGTAAGTCAGTATTCTGGCCGTGCAGGAATAGCAGCTTGGGTTAATACTTATTATAGATTGAAGGATGAGGATAAAGTCAATAAAAATGATTCTAGAATTGATCAAATAAAAATGTGGGTAGATGAACAATATAGAGCAGGAAGGACTAGCGTAATAGGCAATAATGAGTTAGAATTATTAGTGAGCAAAGTAATGCCAGAAGTTATTGAAAAAACAGAAGAAAGAGCTAGCTAATTTATAGCTCGTAATTTATAAAAATGGAGGATAGGAATGGGATTAAATGCATCACAGAAAATCATAAAAAATCATTTAGTTAAAGGTGAAATGATACCTGGAAAAGAAATAGCCATAAAGATAGATCAAACCCTTACACAGGATTCTACAGGGACTATGGCTTATCTTCAATTTGAGGCGTTAGGAATAGATAGAGTTAAAACAAAACGCTCTGTAGCCTATATTGATCATAATATACTACAGTCTGGACCGGAAAATGCAGATGATCACCTTTATATTCAAACTGTAGCGAAAAAACATGGTATATATTTTTCAAGACCAGGAAATGGAATATGCCACCAAGTTAATTTAGAGAGATTTGGAGTTCCAGGAGATACTCTTTTAGGTTCAGACAGCCATACTCCTACTGGTGGAGGCATAGGAATGCTGGCCATTGGTGCAGGTGGATTGGATGTAGCTGTAGCTATGGGAGGGGGAGAATATTATGTAAATATGCCCTCTATTGTAAAGGTAAACTTAACTGGAAAATTGAGTCCTTGGGTTACGGCCAAGGATATAATTTTGGAGATGTTAAAAAGGCTCACAGTTAAAGGTGGAGTGGGAAAGATTTTTGAATATACTGGAGAGGGAGTTAAAACTCTGTCTGTACCAGAGAGGGCTACCATAACCAACATGGGTGCAGAACTGGGTGCTACGACTTCTATATTCCCTAGTGATGATGTAGTACAGAAATTTTTAAAAGCACAGGGAAGAGAAGAAGACTTTTATTTAATACAGCCGGATGAAGATGCGGTATATGATGAAGAAATGGAGATAAATTTATCTCTGCTTGAGCCTATGGTAGCGTGTCCGCATAGTCCTGACGATGTAGTACCTGTTTCTGAATTGAAAAATATAAAAGTGAATCAGGTGTGCATAGGAAGTTGTACTAATTCTTCTTATGTGGACATGATGAAAGTTGCAAACATATTAAAGGGAAATACTGTAAGTGAAAATGTATCCTTAGTAATATCTCCAGGATCTAAACAGGTTTTAACTATGTTAGCGGAGAATGGTGCTTTGGCTTCTATGGTAGCAGCTGGAGCCAGAATACTTGAAAGTGCCTGTGGGCCTTGTATAGGCATGGGACAATCACCATCTACTGATGCTGTCTCCCTTAGAACTTTTAATAGAAACTTTGAAGGAAGATCTGGAACCAAATCTGCTAAAATATATTTGGTTAGTCCAGAAATTGCAGCAGCTTCCGCGTTAACAGGGCATATTACAGATCCAAGAACTTTAGGAGAGTACTTTGATATAGAAATGCCTTCTAAATTCTTAGTAGAAGATAATATGATAGTTGATCCTTCAGAAGATGGAAGAGAAGTTGAAGTAGTAAGGGGACCTAACATAAAACCTTTTCCTAAGGCAAAAGCTTTGGGAGAAGTTGTAGAAGGAAAGATTCTCACAAAAGTAGGAGATAATATAACTACAGATCATATAATGCCTTCTAATGCTAAGCTTTTACCTTATAGGTCTAATATACCTTACTTGGCTGAATATTGTCTAACTCCCTGTGATGAGGATTTTCCTAGAAAAGCAAAGGAAAATCAAGGAGGATTTATAGTAGGAGGGAGTAATTATGGTCAGGGTTCAAGTAGGGAACATGCAGCTTTAGCACCACTTTATTTGGGGGTGAAAGCAGTATTTGCTAAATCTTTTGCAAGAATCCACAAAGCCAATCTTATAAATAATGGGATAATTACTTTGGTATTTGAAAATTTAGAGGACTATGACAAAATAAATGTTATGGATGAATTAGAAATTAAGGATGCATTGACACAAATTGATAATAATATTGTTATAGTGTCTAACAAAACTAAAGATGAAGAATATAGGATGATATTTGATGCCACAGATAGGCAGAGAAATATGATAAGGTACGGAGGATTATTGAATTTAGTAAAGAGAATCAATAACTAAAATTTTAACAGCTTGAAATAAATTTGATGAAACATCAAGTCGTTTTTATTCCAGGAAATGTAGAAGTTCAAAAAATAGTTAATATAGAGTCCCTGGATTTTTCCGAAAGCATCCAGGGACTATTTAAATAAATTTAGGAGGTGATGTAATATATAATTACTATTTTTGTTACAAGAATTAGTAATAATTGTGGTGCTTATTTAAAATATAGTTTTTTAAATAAGTGGATATTAATTATTTAATTTGTAGGAGGAGTTTTAAATAATTAATCACAGTGCATGTTATTAAACTTGGGCAAGAGCTTGTTCCAAATCATCTATAAGGTCTTCAACACCTTCAACTCCAATGGAAAGTCTTACAAGATCCGGAGTAACTCCTGCTGATCTTTGCTGCTCTTCATTAAGTTCTGAGTGGGTAGTGCTTGATGGATGAATTACAAGGGATTTAGCATCTGCTACATTTGCAAGTAGTGAAAATAAATTAAGGCTATTTATAAATTTCTTTCCTGCTTCAAGACCACCTTTTATTCCAAAGGTAAATATAGAACCTGCTCCTTTTGGAAAATATTTTTTTGATAATTCTCTATATGGACTACTTTCTAGCTCAGGATAATTTATCCAAGAAACTTTTGGATGATTATTTAAAAATTCTACTATTTTTCGTGTGTTTGATACATGTCTTTCAACTCTTAAGGATAAAGATTCTAGGCCTAATAGAAAATAGAAGGCATTCTGAGGACTAATTGTAGCACCTGTATTTCTCAAAAGTTGAACTCTTGCTTTTGTTGCAAAAGCTACAGCACCTAAGTCAGAATATATAAGTCCACCATAACTTTCATCAGGTGTGGTGAAATCAGGAAATTTGCCACTTGCTGCCCAGTCAAATTTACCACCATCAACTATAACTCCACCAACTGCAGCTCCATGTCCTCCAATAAATTTGGTCGCAGAATGAATAACTACATCTGCACCGTATTCTATTGGTCTTACGAGGTATGGTGTTCCAAATGTATTATCTAAAATAAGAGGTATCTTATTCTCATGAGCAATATTTGCTACAGCCTCTATATCTAAAATATTAATTCTTGGATTGCCTATTGTCTCTCCATAAACTGCTTTAGTTTTAGGAGTAATAGCTTTTCTAATATTTTCAGGGTCATCTGGATCTACAAATATTACATTAATTCCAAGTTTCTTTAAGGTCACCTTAAATAATTCATAAGTTCCGCCGTACAGTGTGCTGACTGATACTATTTCATCTCCAGAATTGGCTACATTAAGTATGGAGTATAAAATTGCCGCCATTCCAGATGATGTAGCAAGGGCCGCAGAGCCTCCTTCAAGGGCTGCTATTCTCTGTTCAAATACATCTTCAGTAGGGTTCATTATTC
This window of the Clostridium kluyveri DSM 555 genome carries:
- a CDS encoding 2-isopropylmalate synthase, which gives rise to MKKCSYDYKLNNVNDPNFYKDIFPYEEVPKIVFNNIQLPMDLPDNIYITDTTFRDGQQSMPPYTSREIVRIFDYLHELDNNSGIIKQTEFFLYTKKDRKAAEVCMERGYEFPEVTSWIRADKEDLKLVKDMGIKETGMLMSCSDYHIFKKLKMTRKETMDMYLDLAREALNNGIRPRCHLEDITRADFYGFVVPFVNELMKMSKEANIPIKIRACDTLGLGVPYNGVEIPRSVQGIIHGLRNICEVPSESIEWHGHNDFYGVVTNSSTAWLYGASSINTSFLGIGERTGNCPLEAMIFEYAQIKGNTKNMKLHVITELAQYFEKEIKYSVPVRTPFVGTDFNVTRAGIHADGILKDEEIYNIFDTDKILGRPVVVAVSQYSGRAGIAAWVNTYYRLKDEDKVNKNDSRIDQIKMWVDEQYRAGRTSVIGNNELELLVSKVMPEVIEKTEERAS
- a CDS encoding aconitate hydratase, with product MGLNASQKIIKNHLVKGEMIPGKEIAIKIDQTLTQDSTGTMAYLQFEALGIDRVKTKRSVAYIDHNILQSGPENADDHLYIQTVAKKHGIYFSRPGNGICHQVNLERFGVPGDTLLGSDSHTPTGGGIGMLAIGAGGLDVAVAMGGGEYYVNMPSIVKVNLTGKLSPWVTAKDIILEMLKRLTVKGGVGKIFEYTGEGVKTLSVPERATITNMGAELGATTSIFPSDDVVQKFLKAQGREEDFYLIQPDEDAVYDEEMEINLSLLEPMVACPHSPDDVVPVSELKNIKVNQVCIGSCTNSSYVDMMKVANILKGNTVSENVSLVISPGSKQVLTMLAENGALASMVAAGARILESACGPCIGMGQSPSTDAVSLRTFNRNFEGRSGTKSAKIYLVSPEIAAASALTGHITDPRTLGEYFDIEMPSKFLVEDNMIVDPSEDGREVEVVRGPNIKPFPKAKALGEVVEGKILTKVGDNITTDHIMPSNAKLLPYRSNIPYLAEYCLTPCDEDFPRKAKENQGGFIVGGSNYGQGSSREHAALAPLYLGVKAVFAKSFARIHKANLINNGIITLVFENLEDYDKINVMDELEIKDALTQIDNNIVIVSNKTKDEEYRMIFDATDRQRNMIRYGGLLNLVKRINN
- a CDS encoding O-acetylhomoserine aminocarboxypropyltransferase/cysteine synthase family protein, which codes for MSEKKLSFETLQVHAGQVPDPTTGARAVPIYQTTSFVFKDADEAADFFQLKKPGNVYARIMNPTEDVFEQRIAALEGGSAALATSSGMAAILYSILNVANSGDEIVSVSTLYGGTYELFKVTLKKLGINVIFVDPDDPENIRKAITPKTKAVYGETIGNPRINILDIEAVANIAHENKIPLILDNTFGTPYLVRPIEYGADVVIHSATKFIGGHGAAVGGVIVDGGKFDWAASGKFPDFTTPDESYGGLIYSDLGAVAFATKARVQLLRNTGATISPQNAFYFLLGLESLSLRVERHVSNTRKIVEFLNNHPKVSWINYPELESSPYRELSKKYFPKGAGSIFTFGIKGGLEAGKKFINSLNLFSLLANVADAKSLVIHPSSTTHSELNEEQQRSAGVTPDLVRLSIGVEGVEDLIDDLEQALAQV